From Kangiella sp. TOML190, one genomic window encodes:
- a CDS encoding helix-turn-helix transcriptional regulator: MSGELDNRIRVFRAEHRMSQSELAEAIGVSRKTISTIEVGRFVPSTVIALKIARYFEVPVEEIFSLI, translated from the coding sequence ATGAGTGGTGAATTGGATAATCGTATTCGGGTATTTCGGGCCGAGCATCGCATGAGCCAGTCAGAGCTTGCGGAGGCGATTGGTGTTTCACGCAAAACCATCAGTACCATTGAAGTAGGGCGTTTTGTTCCCTCGACTGTAATTGCCCTAAAAATCGCTCGTTATTTTGAAGTGCCGGTAGAAGAAATTTTTTCATTAATTTAA
- a CDS encoding PAS domain-containing hybrid sensor histidine kinase/response regulator, whose translation MVISGWLLFAIAMGYLLLLFAIAHYGNRKLDTFSDKSRAIITSLSLAVYCTSWAFFGTIQQASETGWWFAPTYLGTIIFFALAWPLVQKLLLASKKHNSTSISDFLSSRYGKSHSIAIVVTLIAVIAVIPYIAIQLKATSDSYEFITQGLGSTLASTDSISQDSAFYIAILMAVFTILFGTKKGERYEQHSGVILAVAFESLVKLIAFITVGIFISLYAFDGFSNFWAQLTNSEQPSADVISQMPLTYWTHVLLGVLAMFCLPRQFHVLAVEPTNGQQIQTSRWLFPLYLIAINFFILPVALAGNQLFSEQSVNADQYILAIPMLANQANLTILAFIGGLSAATSMVIIATLVISTMLTNHLIMPLLLKRAKYTAPGRDLTKLILSIRAGVILLVLLVAYSYYRVVASQTEIPSIGLLSFALVAQFAPAIIGGLYWKQANHKAALAGLSAGFLLWFYTLLLPSIANIGLINAEFIHQGAFGWQWLKPTALFGAHQFDAITHGVFWSLFANLLVYFLVAKNTRTGLIEKAQANSFINIPTDTLQGRENYSDELSLLDLKAISEQFIGHNKTEKLFTQLQNLHLLPDNVEPSQWGQQQASKQAIHHIEYALSGAIGSATARMVLNNFSKKQSKELEQVVEFIEESYSALEFNRELLQAAVQNLPHGISVIDRDLKLVVWNQPYVDMFACPEHLMQIGTPIVKLIEYNAQREETDPKVIKQKVERRLATLKNGQAHSHERTDTWGRSLVVTGNPMPGGGFVTSFVDITDYKAQQESLKQLNENLEQRVEERTLDLAAANQQLVEAKGQAEQANQIKTQFLTACSHDLLQPLNTANLFASSIAQQHAPKNIQTSVQHIQISIHQAENLIKDLLDIAKLDSHAIEPQIIDFAIDELLAPLFESHTLVAQEKGIQLHYVASSKIVRSDPKLLRRVLQNLLNNAIRHTPNGKILIGCRNQGNQLLVQICDNGEGIPSDQIDTIFDEFNRLATSQNAKHSGHGLGLAICKKLCKLLSVPIGLESEHGRGSTFSLTLELGQAQLQQSLNRSGSEQQTSPIDFDGKTILCVDDDPKQLAAISQLLKQWNCQLISYHSYQQLSEQLGKVAHSAIDLVISDFHLEQNRTGLDTIALVKAQLSAQQLAMVPALIVSADQSQEVLQQIQQHGHYYLAKPIKPLQLYNLLRKIVA comes from the coding sequence GTGGTTATATCGGGCTGGCTACTGTTTGCTATTGCAATGGGTTATCTGCTGTTGCTATTCGCCATTGCCCACTACGGCAATCGTAAACTGGATACTTTTTCGGATAAAAGTCGCGCCATCATTACCAGTTTATCGTTGGCAGTTTATTGTACCTCTTGGGCCTTTTTTGGCACCATCCAGCAAGCCTCAGAAACCGGCTGGTGGTTTGCTCCCACCTACCTTGGCACCATCATCTTTTTCGCTCTGGCTTGGCCCTTGGTGCAAAAACTTCTGCTTGCTTCTAAAAAACATAACAGCACATCTATTTCAGATTTTTTGTCTTCGCGTTATGGGAAATCACATTCCATTGCCATTGTGGTCACCTTAATCGCAGTGATTGCCGTGATCCCCTATATCGCGATCCAGCTTAAAGCAACCAGCGACAGCTACGAATTTATTACTCAAGGCTTAGGGTCGACGTTGGCAAGCACGGATTCCATTAGCCAAGACTCGGCCTTTTACATTGCGATTTTAATGGCGGTGTTTACCATCTTATTTGGCACCAAAAAAGGCGAACGTTATGAGCAACACTCCGGCGTGATTTTAGCGGTTGCCTTCGAGTCGCTGGTAAAATTGATTGCCTTTATTACAGTCGGGATTTTTATCAGCCTGTATGCCTTTGATGGTTTTTCAAACTTCTGGGCACAACTGACGAATAGCGAACAACCGTCCGCGGACGTCATAAGCCAAATGCCGCTGACTTATTGGACTCACGTCTTGCTTGGGGTGCTGGCGATGTTTTGTTTGCCTCGACAGTTCCACGTTTTAGCGGTAGAGCCGACTAATGGTCAACAGATCCAAACGTCGCGCTGGTTATTCCCACTCTATCTGATCGCAATAAACTTTTTTATTTTACCGGTCGCGTTAGCCGGCAATCAGCTATTTAGCGAACAAAGCGTTAACGCCGATCAATATATATTGGCGATCCCGATGCTTGCCAACCAAGCCAACCTAACCATTTTAGCCTTTATTGGTGGGCTTTCTGCCGCCACTAGCATGGTAATCATAGCAACATTGGTCATTAGCACCATGTTAACCAACCACCTGATCATGCCTCTGCTGCTCAAGCGAGCAAAATACACGGCACCTGGACGAGATCTGACCAAACTCATTTTAAGCATTCGCGCCGGTGTTATATTATTGGTGCTACTGGTTGCCTACAGCTACTACCGAGTGGTGGCTTCGCAAACTGAAATTCCGTCTATCGGGCTTTTGTCCTTTGCTTTGGTCGCCCAATTCGCGCCCGCCATCATTGGTGGACTCTACTGGAAACAAGCCAACCACAAAGCCGCGCTAGCAGGACTGAGCGCTGGCTTTTTACTCTGGTTCTATACTTTATTGCTACCTTCTATCGCCAATATTGGCCTAATCAATGCGGAATTTATTCATCAAGGAGCGTTTGGCTGGCAATGGCTCAAACCCACCGCCCTATTCGGTGCTCATCAATTCGACGCCATTACACATGGTGTCTTTTGGAGTCTCTTTGCCAATCTTTTGGTGTACTTTTTAGTCGCTAAAAATACCCGTACCGGCCTTATCGAAAAAGCCCAAGCCAACTCCTTTATCAATATTCCCACCGACACTCTTCAAGGTCGGGAAAATTATTCTGATGAGCTTTCTTTACTCGATCTAAAAGCAATTAGTGAACAATTTATTGGCCACAATAAAACTGAAAAGCTGTTTACTCAGCTGCAAAACCTCCATTTGCTACCAGACAATGTTGAGCCCAGCCAATGGGGACAACAACAAGCATCTAAACAAGCTATTCATCATATAGAGTACGCCCTAAGTGGCGCCATTGGCAGCGCCACCGCTCGCATGGTACTGAATAATTTCAGCAAAAAGCAATCCAAAGAATTGGAGCAAGTGGTTGAATTTATTGAAGAATCCTATTCTGCCTTAGAGTTTAACCGCGAGCTATTACAAGCTGCCGTACAAAATTTACCGCACGGTATCAGCGTTATCGATCGGGATCTTAAGCTAGTGGTTTGGAATCAACCTTATGTGGATATGTTTGCCTGTCCCGAGCATTTAATGCAGATAGGAACGCCTATCGTCAAGCTGATCGAATATAACGCGCAAAGGGAAGAAACCGATCCCAAGGTTATCAAGCAAAAAGTTGAACGTCGTTTAGCCACCCTTAAAAATGGTCAAGCGCATAGCCACGAAAGAACCGATACTTGGGGGCGCAGCTTGGTGGTTACAGGCAATCCCATGCCGGGCGGCGGCTTTGTCACCAGCTTTGTCGATATTACCGACTACAAAGCGCAGCAAGAATCGCTTAAACAACTGAACGAAAATTTAGAGCAACGAGTAGAAGAGCGAACTCTTGATCTGGCTGCAGCTAATCAACAGTTGGTAGAAGCAAAAGGTCAGGCCGAACAAGCCAACCAAATCAAAACTCAATTTTTGACTGCCTGTAGCCATGATTTATTACAACCTTTAAACACGGCCAATTTATTCGCCTCGTCCATTGCCCAACAGCATGCACCGAAAAACATTCAAACATCAGTACAACATATCCAAATCTCTATCCATCAAGCCGAAAATTTGATCAAAGATCTACTCGACATTGCCAAACTCGACTCCCATGCGATTGAACCTCAAATTATTGACTTTGCGATTGACGAATTGCTCGCACCCTTATTTGAATCCCATACCTTAGTCGCGCAAGAAAAAGGGATCCAGCTGCATTATGTTGCATCTTCTAAAATCGTTCGCAGCGATCCGAAGCTGCTAAGAAGAGTCCTACAAAACCTATTGAATAACGCCATTCGCCACACACCCAATGGCAAAATCCTGATCGGATGTCGCAATCAAGGCAATCAGTTATTAGTACAAATTTGTGATAATGGAGAAGGGATCCCTAGCGATCAAATAGATACCATTTTTGATGAATTTAACCGACTCGCGACTTCGCAAAATGCCAAACACTCTGGGCATGGCCTTGGGCTGGCTATTTGTAAAAAGCTGTGCAAACTATTGTCGGTACCGATTGGCTTAGAATCAGAGCACGGTCGAGGTAGTACTTTTAGTCTTACCTTAGAGCTAGGTCAGGCTCAATTACAACAAAGCCTGAATCGCTCTGGATCTGAGCAGCAAACATCCCCTATCGACTTTGATGGTAAAACCATTTTGTGTGTTGACGATGATCCTAAACAACTGGCAGCAATCAGCCAACTACTAAAACAATGGAACTGCCAACTAATCAGCTATCACTCTTATCAGCAACTCAGCGAACAGCTTGGCAAAGTAGCTCATAGCGCTATTGACCTAGTAATCAGTGATTTTCATCTTGAGCAAAACCGTACAGGATTGGATACCATTGCCTTGGTAAAAGCACAACTATCAGCCCAGCAGCTAGCGATGGTTCCGGCTTTAATTGTTAGCGCTGACCAAAGCCAAGAAGTTTTGCAGCAGATCCAGCAGCATGGCCACTACTATCTGGCCAAGCCAATCAAACCGCTTCAGCTATACAACTTATTAAGAAAGATCGTGGCATAA
- a CDS encoding IS1595 family transposase encodes MRKSRLSWYKQVRLIEYFVAGATSRTSAALIGVNKDTASYYFHRLRLLIFAHREQANLLSGEVEVDESYFGGKRKGKRGRGAAGKVPVFGLLKRNSKVYAVIILDAKTETLLPIIREKVKPDSIVYTDTFRSYNALDVSEFKHFGINHSKEFAKDKNHINGIENFWSQAKRHLRRFNGIPRNHFHLYLRECEWRFNNSDPKLQLLQLKQWVKEDMG; translated from the coding sequence ATGCGCAAAAGTCGTTTAAGTTGGTATAAGCAAGTTCGGTTGATAGAGTACTTTGTAGCAGGAGCTACATCTAGGACTTCGGCAGCTTTAATCGGTGTCAATAAAGACACGGCAAGTTATTATTTTCACCGCTTGAGGCTGCTGATATTTGCCCATCGTGAGCAGGCCAACTTACTCAGTGGTGAGGTTGAAGTTGATGAGAGTTATTTTGGTGGAAAGCGCAAAGGCAAGCGTGGTCGAGGAGCGGCTGGGAAAGTGCCCGTATTTGGGCTTTTAAAGCGTAATAGTAAGGTTTATGCGGTGATTATACTCGATGCCAAAACTGAAACATTGCTTCCTATTATTCGCGAAAAAGTGAAGCCCGATAGTATCGTTTATACGGATACTTTTCGCAGTTATAATGCGCTGGATGTGAGCGAATTTAAACACTTTGGGATTAATCACTCTAAAGAGTTTGCCAAAGATAAAAATCACATTAATGGTATTGAAAACTTTTGGAGTCAAGCGAAGCGTCATTTACGGCGATTTAACGGCATTCCAAGAAACCACTTTCACCTCTATTTACGAGAGTGTGAGTGGCGTTTTAATAACAGTGACCCAAAGCTTCAATTATTACAATTAAAACAATGGGTTAAAGAGGATATGGGCTAG
- a CDS encoding TonB-dependent receptor produces the protein MKAKNSKFKYSAIGLSVLSVLFANSLAAAEANSEPEADSAKDSADVIHITARRVQEDPQKVPVSVSYFTDEALEEAGVQNITHIENYIPNATFNASRGTNSTLTAYIRGVGQNDPLWGFEPGVGVYIDDVYVARPQGAVLDILDIDRIEVLRGPQGTLYGKNTIGGALKYVTKELTPETEFTAQLGVGNFGQLDFKIGGQTALGSDKWMLGYSFASLNRDGFGEVKGDSAFAGDDLSDKDVLAGRLNLTYAHSDDLRFKLVVDRIEDDSNARGGGRLTTSNVSNLPPLSDVHDTRQNLDPDRNEVNTSGEALTINWNINDRWSFKSVSAQRRGDTTTDIDFDQLNINDFDVPATYDDEQLTQEFQFAYNQGNLNGVFGYYYYDGEAKGSFDVLLGQILGGLGFSTTTSGVVDTRSHSVYGQGSYQFDDQWSMSFGGRYTHDDKRAYVNVLAFLGVDTSVAPFQVRSNFNNDETFDNFSPHLGVQYQMNDDVMLYSGYSQGFKSGGFNMRANQAADPGADQPFKEETVDQIEFGVKSTLLDDRLQLNAVVFYQDYDDKQVTTNTNVDLDNDGINETFVGRILNAGRVEAYGLEVETLYSATDNLKFFFNLGLLDADYKEFDGFDVTGNRIDPDDINIINTPETTANLGFNYQIPMASGAYWLLNANAAYRDDVKIFDLDSPVDQSGYTLVDAAVSYITAEGDWRFTLSGRNLTDKEYRTGGYFFPDLGVEGTVTGYYGDPRTYTLTATYSFF, from the coding sequence ATGAAAGCAAAAAACTCCAAATTCAAGTATTCCGCGATTGGCTTATCGGTACTGTCAGTATTGTTTGCCAATTCGTTGGCAGCGGCTGAGGCTAACTCGGAACCAGAGGCGGATTCCGCTAAAGATTCGGCCGACGTTATCCATATCACTGCGCGTCGAGTGCAGGAAGATCCGCAAAAGGTTCCGGTTTCCGTTTCGTATTTCACCGACGAAGCTTTGGAAGAGGCGGGAGTACAAAATATCACCCACATTGAAAATTACATTCCTAATGCAACCTTTAATGCCAGTCGGGGTACTAATTCGACTTTAACTGCCTACATTCGTGGTGTTGGTCAAAACGATCCTTTGTGGGGTTTTGAGCCTGGCGTGGGTGTTTATATCGATGACGTTTATGTGGCGCGTCCGCAAGGTGCGGTACTGGATATTTTGGATATTGACCGGATTGAAGTTTTGCGCGGACCGCAGGGAACCTTATACGGTAAAAATACCATTGGTGGTGCTTTGAAATATGTAACCAAAGAGTTAACGCCAGAAACCGAGTTTACTGCTCAACTGGGCGTTGGCAATTTCGGCCAGTTGGACTTTAAGATCGGTGGGCAAACGGCGTTAGGTTCCGATAAATGGATGCTTGGTTATTCTTTTGCCAGCCTTAATCGTGATGGTTTTGGCGAAGTTAAAGGAGACAGTGCCTTTGCCGGTGATGACTTGTCCGATAAAGATGTTTTGGCGGGTCGTCTTAACCTAACTTATGCTCACAGTGATGATTTACGCTTTAAATTGGTGGTGGACCGAATCGAAGATGATTCAAATGCTCGCGGTGGTGGGCGTTTAACAACCTCTAATGTGTCCAATTTACCGCCACTATCAGATGTTCACGATACTCGCCAAAACCTCGATCCTGATAGAAACGAGGTGAATACTAGCGGCGAAGCGCTGACCATTAATTGGAATATTAATGACCGTTGGTCTTTCAAGTCGGTATCGGCGCAACGTCGAGGAGATACTACAACCGATATTGATTTTGACCAGCTAAATATTAACGATTTTGATGTTCCAGCGACTTACGATGACGAACAACTTACGCAAGAGTTTCAGTTTGCTTACAACCAAGGCAATTTAAATGGAGTCTTTGGTTATTACTATTACGATGGTGAGGCCAAGGGTTCGTTTGACGTTTTGTTGGGGCAGATTTTAGGTGGCTTAGGTTTCTCGACTACCACTTCAGGAGTAGTCGATACTCGCAGTCACTCGGTGTATGGCCAAGGTAGCTACCAATTCGACGATCAATGGTCGATGTCTTTCGGTGGCCGCTATACGCATGATGATAAGCGTGCTTATGTTAATGTGTTGGCTTTCTTAGGAGTCGATACTTCAGTAGCGCCTTTCCAAGTTCGCTCGAATTTTAACAATGATGAAACCTTTGATAATTTCTCTCCACACTTAGGTGTGCAGTATCAGATGAATGACGATGTAATGTTGTATTCTGGTTATAGTCAAGGCTTTAAAAGTGGCGGCTTTAACATGCGAGCCAACCAAGCGGCCGATCCTGGCGCGGATCAACCCTTCAAAGAAGAGACTGTGGATCAGATAGAGTTTGGTGTTAAAAGTACACTGCTTGATGACCGTCTACAGCTTAATGCAGTGGTTTTCTATCAAGACTATGATGATAAGCAAGTGACCACCAATACCAATGTTGATCTGGATAATGATGGCATCAACGAAACTTTTGTCGGACGAATTCTGAATGCTGGCCGGGTGGAAGCTTATGGTTTGGAAGTGGAAACTTTATATTCCGCTACTGATAATCTTAAATTCTTTTTCAATTTAGGTTTGTTAGATGCCGATTACAAAGAGTTTGATGGCTTTGATGTGACGGGCAACCGTATTGATCCCGATGACATTAATATTATCAATACGCCGGAAACTACGGCGAACTTAGGCTTCAACTATCAAATTCCGATGGCTTCAGGTGCCTACTGGTTGCTTAATGCCAATGCTGCTTATCGTGATGACGTTAAGATCTTTGATTTAGATTCACCAGTGGATCAAAGTGGTTATACCTTGGTCGATGCTGCAGTAAGTTATATTACCGCGGAAGGCGACTGGCGCTTTACCTTATCGGGACGCAATTTAACCGATAAGGAGTATCGTACTGGCGGTTACTTCTTCCCAGATTTAGGGGTTGAAGGGACGGTTACAGGTTATTACGGCGACCCAAGAACTTATACCTTAACGGCAACCTACAGTTTCTTCTAA
- a CDS encoding alpha/beta hydrolase-fold protein codes for MKNTVFLTLCFLLVSVTVDAGEMNPYEMPRTQVIPINDSESKGQYELYIKLPEDYAKNKDDKYPVIYSTDAVWHFEILSAATEFMLEDVILVGISWRKDITEDLQQKYGEHASRFTDYSFWTKANSKHPLLKFGQAENHLEFIRNDIIEYVDNNYRTDPDSRTYFGYSLSGAFGAYILLTKPDTFDNYILGSPLNKGLIPYLLEINTKLGALESNKNKALQTNVFIGYGTLEKDKPEPINEFIDLIDRKRGISVQSEVIEGDHQTAFPLIAVRSVSWLSTVIRNITSNDDEISLNRSSPIGFLKIPQLNKAFVNTTPEDREDGIAVGELGVDAGNKDMIVKLAEEIADHNQGRFNSFLISHKNKLIFESYYGRGRINLPHQQASATKAYTALLLGRAIQLGYLTMEDLDKPLVSFLKDLDSSKFVDGVEKITLSKALTMRGGLTINRDEWKELKKDPNSLKGQGQLQVLFEHSETITAESQEFSYGNFNPDMVMQVIEAVVPGTAIDFLKNELFEQLGITNYIWKTTVSGVAEADERSKLTSRDMIKIGTLVSNKGKWNGEQLIPDVFIEKVIQPHLYTDDDYKVHYGGKDVSNQGYGYFWWNADLKSGGKTYFSSSAQGGWGQFIILIEELELMVVFTGLDNDTKYLQLVAERVLPAFIR; via the coding sequence ATGAAAAATACTGTTTTCTTAACTTTATGCTTTTTATTAGTTTCCGTCACTGTCGATGCTGGTGAAATGAATCCTTATGAAATGCCTAGAACCCAGGTCATCCCTATTAATGATAGTGAGTCAAAAGGGCAATATGAGCTCTATATAAAACTGCCAGAAGATTATGCAAAGAATAAGGATGATAAATATCCAGTTATTTACTCCACGGACGCGGTATGGCACTTTGAAATATTATCCGCGGCTACAGAGTTTATGCTTGAGGATGTGATCCTAGTCGGAATATCTTGGCGAAAGGACATCACAGAGGATTTACAACAAAAATATGGGGAGCACGCCAGTCGATTTACCGATTATTCATTCTGGACAAAAGCCAACTCTAAACACCCCTTGCTGAAATTTGGCCAAGCCGAAAATCATTTGGAATTTATTCGCAACGATATCATCGAGTATGTGGATAACAATTATCGCACCGATCCCGACAGCCGTACCTACTTCGGTTACTCACTAAGCGGTGCATTCGGTGCTTATATATTACTGACAAAACCTGATACTTTTGATAATTACATTCTTGGAAGTCCGTTGAACAAAGGCTTAATACCATATCTTCTTGAGATTAATACTAAACTTGGAGCTCTTGAGTCAAATAAAAACAAGGCGCTACAAACTAATGTGTTTATTGGCTACGGCACATTGGAAAAAGATAAGCCCGAACCTATCAATGAATTTATTGACTTAATAGATAGAAAGAGAGGTATATCGGTACAAAGTGAAGTGATTGAAGGTGATCATCAAACCGCTTTCCCTTTGATTGCTGTACGCAGTGTATCTTGGCTATCTACCGTGATTAGAAATATTACCAGCAATGACGATGAAATCTCACTGAACCGCAGCTCTCCGATCGGATTCCTTAAAATTCCGCAGCTCAACAAAGCCTTTGTCAACACTACACCAGAGGATAGAGAAGATGGCATCGCTGTGGGTGAGTTGGGTGTCGATGCCGGTAATAAAGATATGATTGTCAAACTAGCGGAAGAGATTGCCGATCATAATCAAGGTCGATTTAACAGCTTTCTTATTAGTCATAAAAACAAGCTTATTTTTGAATCCTATTATGGACGGGGTCGCATCAATCTACCTCACCAGCAAGCATCAGCGACCAAAGCCTACACGGCTCTGTTGCTTGGTCGAGCTATTCAGCTAGGCTATTTGACTATGGAGGATCTAGATAAACCATTAGTCAGTTTTCTTAAAGACTTAGATTCGAGCAAGTTTGTTGATGGGGTAGAAAAGATTACGCTTAGCAAGGCTTTAACCATGCGTGGGGGTCTTACTATTAACAGAGATGAGTGGAAAGAGCTTAAGAAAGATCCAAACTCTCTAAAGGGGCAAGGCCAGCTTCAAGTTCTTTTCGAGCATTCTGAAACTATAACCGCAGAGTCTCAGGAGTTTTCATACGGGAACTTTAATCCAGATATGGTGATGCAAGTTATCGAGGCTGTAGTGCCTGGAACGGCCATAGATTTCCTCAAAAATGAGCTCTTCGAGCAACTAGGCATTACAAATTATATTTGGAAAACTACAGTAAGTGGTGTTGCAGAGGCTGATGAACGTTCGAAATTAACATCGCGCGATATGATTAAAATAGGAACATTGGTTAGCAACAAAGGCAAATGGAATGGCGAGCAGTTGATCCCAGATGTGTTTATCGAGAAGGTAATACAGCCGCACCTCTACACTGATGATGACTATAAAGTACACTACGGCGGCAAAGATGTCTCAAACCAAGGATACGGTTACTTCTGGTGGAATGCAGATTTGAAAAGTGGGGGAAAAACTTATTTTAGCTCATCAGCTCAAGGAGGTTGGGGGCAATTTATCATTCTGATTGAGGAGTTGGAATTAATGGTTGTGTTTACCGGTCTCGATAACGATACCAAATACCTGCAATTAGTCGCAGAGCGAGTTTTGCCAGCTTTTATTCGATAA
- a CDS encoding GntP family permease → MLGLLVGLGLLIYTAMRGINLFIAAPVCALIVALTSNLSIFPGQETSASFVTSYMDGFSSFIAAWFFMFLLGSLFGKFMEDTGTADSIAHWIVGKIGKKHAVLAVVISCALLTYGGVSLFVVAFSVYPLALSLFKDANLPRRFIPAALAFGSVTFTMTSAGSPEIQNWIPIKYLGTSPFAAWEVSLVVAVFMATFGYWWLNKMLKSAVARGEQFAARDDDPQTDERQLPSPLTGVLALLAVLVFSFLLHDSLQQYALIIALLAGVLVIVIANWKFFKDIQAAITSGTTGALVAIGNTAAVVGFGAIAKQSEGFAYAVELMTSLPGNELIGAALAVSVIAGLTGSASGGQAIALPILAPHYTELGVPPEQLHRIVSISSGALDSLPHNGYVVTTIRAICGETHQAAYGPMAALTVVVPLLGLILAIALFSIF, encoded by the coding sequence ATGCTTGGTTTATTGGTGGGTCTAGGCCTGCTGATTTATACTGCCATGCGTGGCATCAACCTTTTTATTGCAGCGCCAGTGTGTGCTCTTATCGTCGCTCTAACCAGTAACCTTTCTATATTCCCCGGCCAAGAAACGTCTGCTTCTTTCGTCACTTCCTACATGGATGGATTTTCCTCCTTTATCGCAGCTTGGTTTTTCATGTTCTTGCTCGGTTCTTTGTTCGGGAAGTTTATGGAAGACACCGGCACCGCCGACAGCATTGCCCATTGGATTGTAGGCAAAATCGGCAAAAAACATGCGGTGCTAGCGGTAGTAATTTCTTGTGCGCTACTAACCTACGGTGGTGTGAGTTTATTTGTCGTGGCTTTTTCGGTGTATCCTCTAGCCCTCAGTTTGTTTAAAGACGCCAATTTGCCGCGACGCTTTATTCCAGCCGCACTAGCCTTCGGTTCTGTGACCTTTACCATGACCTCTGCCGGTTCGCCCGAAATCCAAAATTGGATCCCCATCAAATACCTTGGCACTTCGCCTTTTGCCGCTTGGGAAGTCAGTTTAGTAGTGGCGGTTTTTATGGCAACTTTTGGCTATTGGTGGCTGAATAAAATGCTTAAAAGTGCGGTGGCGCGTGGAGAGCAGTTTGCAGCTCGCGACGATGATCCGCAAACCGACGAACGTCAATTGCCCAGCCCATTAACTGGCGTTTTGGCCCTGTTAGCGGTATTGGTTTTTTCCTTTTTATTGCACGATAGCTTGCAGCAATACGCGCTTATTATTGCCTTACTAGCAGGCGTTTTGGTGATTGTGATTGCAAACTGGAAGTTCTTTAAAGATATTCAAGCAGCGATCACCTCTGGCACCACTGGCGCTCTAGTGGCGATTGGTAATACCGCGGCAGTGGTTGGCTTTGGCGCTATCGCTAAGCAGTCGGAAGGCTTTGCTTACGCGGTGGAATTGATGACCAGTTTACCAGGAAACGAATTGATCGGTGCTGCCCTGGCGGTTAGTGTAATTGCCGGTTTAACCGGCTCGGCATCGGGTGGTCAAGCTATTGCTCTTCCGATTCTAGCGCCGCATTACACCGAGCTGGGAGTTCCGCCAGAGCAGTTGCATCGTATTGTTTCTATTTCTTCAGGCGCGTTAGATTCTTTGCCGCATAATGGTTATGTGGTAACCACCATTCGCGCCATTTGCGGGGAAACCCACCAAGCTGCTTATGGCCCAATGGCCGCCTTGACGGTGGTGGTGCCTTTGTTGGGATTAATTTTAGCAATTGCTTTATTTTCGATATTCTAA